A genome region from Maridesulfovibrio salexigens DSM 2638 includes the following:
- a CDS encoding rhodanese-related (seleno)protein translates to MGNRLILLLCASVLAVLASFAVFPLVAGAEDVPRVSGDYLERKLGSEGLVIVDSRSGSDWRGSSSKIKGAIRGKPGKEQEWASELPKDAEIIIYCAUPNEYTSSRVGRKLKKMDFTNVSTLLGGWHQWYRSGFPVESK, encoded by the coding sequence ATGGGCAACCGTTTAATATTGCTTCTCTGTGCTTCGGTGCTTGCTGTTTTGGCGAGTTTTGCGGTTTTCCCGCTCGTGGCAGGTGCTGAGGATGTTCCCCGTGTTTCGGGTGACTATCTGGAGCGTAAGCTTGGCTCGGAAGGGCTGGTAATTGTAGACTCGCGTAGTGGTTCTGACTGGCGGGGCAGCTCATCCAAGATTAAGGGCGCTATCCGCGGCAAGCCGGGAAAGGAACAGGAATGGGCCTCAGAACTGCCCAAGGATGCTGAGATAATAATCTACTGTGCTTGACCCAATGAATACACAAGCTCCCGTGTGGGGCGGAAGTTGAAGAAGATGGACTTTACCAATGTAAGCACGCTTCTGGGTGGTTGGCATCAATGGTATCGATCCGGTTTCCCGGTGGAATCAAAGTAA